One Papaver somniferum cultivar HN1 chromosome 10, ASM357369v1, whole genome shotgun sequence genomic window carries:
- the LOC113317546 gene encoding type 2 DNA topoisomerase 6 subunit B-like isoform X1, giving the protein MENSIIQQICQNLICSAIQRCRKSENPCILSILLKISPDSDNQIIQISISDTGVGSSLVEFQDLHCKGNQICGDKWDGAIDITTTSFGDEEIYHYKLNSKERVYSKRLIRLPSTPKNGVKFSGTEVSLSTTESIDNLVQGITCFLKMVIILKLDKVAVELLVACTTGPKPSRETLFLASGDIPVPYPMSNVERLIFGFEDHVLKHGSKLDEECKSCFTSRDYLKVGSGVANSTETLRNTGQVLEAVIIITELPEELSPSCLITRGTTTKVLFFQDFAPSSIPLIPMNALTRIDWKSYGLSLKANALDGEGQLVLEWENLPPFTHVDIAIHSYHIKIMFPQAQPKSYSERKLLKKALKLALDDMKERFSCVLLSAHALKIRNYALDLAESIAGLVLSSSDLDFLGECNSLLGLHSQEIDEQNFENHIRDKITKVIEMNDRKPQKNKESVPFLFGDDSIHEEGFHEEEEDGGQDDFNILNF; this is encoded by the exons ATGGAGAACTCAATAATTCAACAGATCTGTCAAAAT TTAATTTGCTCAGCAATTCAAAGATGTCGGAAGTCTGAAAATCCATGTATATTATCAATACTTCTTAAGATCTCTCCAGATTCAGATAATCAGATCATTCAGATTTCAA TTTCAGATACTGGTGTTGGAAGTTCCTTGGTGGAGTTTCAAGATCTGCATTGCAAAGGAAATCAAATTTGTGGTGATAAATGGG ACGGAGCGATTGACATTACAACTACAA GCTTCGGTGATGAAGAAATTTATCATTACAAATTAAATTCGAAGGAACGTGTATATTCAAAAAGGCTGATAAGGTTGCCTTCAACCCCTAAAAATGGTGTAAAATtcag TGGAACTGAAGTATCCTTGTCCACCACTGAAAGCATTGACAACTTAGTGCAAGGGATTACTTGCTTCCTTAAAATG GTGATCATCCTAAAACTTGAT AAGGTAGCAGTTGAATTGCTTGTTGCATGTACCACTGGTCCTAAACCTAGCCGTGAAACTCTTTTTTTGGCAAGTGGAGATATTCCTGTACCTTATCCAATGTCAAATGTTGAACGCTTGATCTTTGGCTTTGAGGACCATGTTCTTAAGCACGGAAGCAAATTGGACGAGGAATGCAAGTCTTGCTTCACGAGCAG GGATTATTTGAAAGTTGGGAGTGGAGTTGCAAACAGCACTGAGACCCTCAGAAATACCGGGCAGGTCCTCGAAGCTGTGATAATAATAACAGAACTACCAGAAGAACTGAGTCCTTCATGCCTGATAACCCGTGGCACAACAACAAAG GTCTTATTTTTTCAAGATTTTGCACCTTCCTCCATCCCTCTAATACCTATGAATGCATTGACACGCATTGATTGGAAAAGTTATGGTTTGAGCTTGAAAGCGAATGCTCTGGACGGGGAAGGGCAATTGGTGCTAGAGTGGGAGAACTTACCGCCATTTACTCATGTTGACATCGCCATTCACAGCTACCACATAAA GATCATGTTTCCACAGGCACAACCAAAGAGTTATTCTGAACGAAAGCTATTAAAGAAAGCACTTAAGCTTGCATTGGATGATATGAAGGAGAGATTTTCGTGTGTTCTTCTTAGTGCACATGCTCTGAAG ATCCGGAATTATGCCCTTGACCTTGCAGAATCAATTGCTGGTCTGGTATTGTCATCTAGCGATTTGGATTTCCTAGGGGAATGCAATTCTCTTCTTGGACTTCACTCTCAAGAGATTGATGAGCAGAACTTCGAAAATCACATTAGGGATAAGATTACCAAAGTCATAGAGATGAACGATAGAAAACCGCAGAAGAACAAAGAATCTGTGCCGTTCCTTTTTGGAGATGATAGCATTCACGAAGAAGGGttccatgaagaagaagaagatggaggtcaggatgatttcaatatcttgaatttTTAA
- the LOC113318939 gene encoding galactinol synthase 1-like, with protein sequence MAPQMAVDVVPCTGKVQMLNTGYSKRAYVTFLAGNGDYVKGVVGLAKGLRKVKSAYPLVVAMLPDVPEEHREILRSQGCILREIEPIYPPEHQIQFAMAYYVINYSKLRIWDFEEYSKMMYLDADIQVFENIDHLFNAEDGYFYAVMDCFCEKTWSHSPQYSIGYCQQCPEKVTWPTEMGSPPPLYFNAGMFVFEPSRLTYESLLQTLQATTPTPFAEQDFLNMFFNHIYKPIPPTYNLVLAMLWRHPENVEFDKVKVVHYCAAGSKPWRYTGKEANMEREDIKMLVAKWWDVYNDESLDFKASDNTVPEDDTFSRSSSVMANFPEPAVSYVPAPSAA encoded by the exons ATGGCACCACAGATGGCGGTCGATGTTGTCCCTTGTACTGGTAAAGTTCAGATGCTTAATACTGGATATTCAAAGAGAGCTTACGTAACTTTTTTAGCTGGTAACGGTGATTATGTTAAGGGTGTAGTTGGACTAGCAAAGGGCTTACGTAAGGTTAAGAGTGCTTACCCTTTGGTTGTTGCCATGTTACCTGATGTACCAGAGGAACACCGTGAAATCTTGCGATCTCAAGGATGTATTCTTAGAGAAATCGAGCCAATTTATCCACCAGAACATCAGATTCAGTTTGCTATGGCATATTACGTGATCAACTACTCTAAACTACGTATATGGGAT TTTGAGGAGTACAGCAAGATGATGTATTTAGATGCTGATATACAAGTGTTCGAGAACATAGACCACCTTTTCAATGCGGAAGATGGATATTTCTATGCAGTGATGGATTGTTTTTGCGAGAAGACATGGAGTCATTCTCCACAATATTCAATCGGCTACTGCCAACAGTGCCCTGAGAAAGTTACATGGCCTACTGAAATGGGCTCACCTCCTCCTCTGTATTTCAATGCAGGAATGTTTGTGTTTGAGCCAAGCAGGTTGACTTACGAAAGTCTTCTTCAGACTCTTCAAGCCACTACTCCAACACCCTTTGCTGAGCAA GATTTCTTGAATATGTTCTTCAACCACATATATAAACCTATCCCTCCCACATACAACTTGGTTCTTGCCATGCTGTGGCGCCATCCAGAGAATGTTGAGTTTGACAAAGTTAAAGTGGTCCACTACTGTGCAGCT GGATCAAAACCATGGAGATACACCGGGAAAGAAGCTAACATGGAAAGGGAAGACATCAAGATGTTAGTAGCAAAATGGTGGGATGTTTATAACGATGAATCACTTGATTTCAAGGCCAGTGATAACACAGTTCCGGAGGACGATACATTCTCAAGGTCATCTTCAGTAATGGCTAATTTTCCGGAACCTGCAGTTTCTTATGTTCCTGCACCCTCCGCAGCTTAA
- the LOC113317546 gene encoding type 2 DNA topoisomerase 6 subunit B-like isoform X2 encodes MGLLHCFSDGAIDITTTSFGDEEIYHYKLNSKERVYSKRLIRLPSTPKNGVKFSGTEVSLSTTESIDNLVQGITCFLKMVIILKLDKVAVELLVACTTGPKPSRETLFLASGDIPVPYPMSNVERLIFGFEDHVLKHGSKLDEECKSCFTSRDYLKVGSGVANSTETLRNTGQVLEAVIIITELPEELSPSCLITRGTTTKVLFFQDFAPSSIPLIPMNALTRIDWKSYGLSLKANALDGEGQLVLEWENLPPFTHVDIAIHSYHIKIMFPQAQPKSYSERKLLKKALKLALDDMKERFSCVLLSAHALKIRNYALDLAESIAGLVLSSSDLDFLGECNSLLGLHSQEIDEQNFENHIRDKITKVIEMNDRKPQKNKESVPFLFGDDSIHEEGFHEEEEDGGQDDFNILNF; translated from the exons ATGGG CCTCTTGCATTGTTTCTCAGACGGAGCGATTGACATTACAACTACAA GCTTCGGTGATGAAGAAATTTATCATTACAAATTAAATTCGAAGGAACGTGTATATTCAAAAAGGCTGATAAGGTTGCCTTCAACCCCTAAAAATGGTGTAAAATtcag TGGAACTGAAGTATCCTTGTCCACCACTGAAAGCATTGACAACTTAGTGCAAGGGATTACTTGCTTCCTTAAAATG GTGATCATCCTAAAACTTGAT AAGGTAGCAGTTGAATTGCTTGTTGCATGTACCACTGGTCCTAAACCTAGCCGTGAAACTCTTTTTTTGGCAAGTGGAGATATTCCTGTACCTTATCCAATGTCAAATGTTGAACGCTTGATCTTTGGCTTTGAGGACCATGTTCTTAAGCACGGAAGCAAATTGGACGAGGAATGCAAGTCTTGCTTCACGAGCAG GGATTATTTGAAAGTTGGGAGTGGAGTTGCAAACAGCACTGAGACCCTCAGAAATACCGGGCAGGTCCTCGAAGCTGTGATAATAATAACAGAACTACCAGAAGAACTGAGTCCTTCATGCCTGATAACCCGTGGCACAACAACAAAG GTCTTATTTTTTCAAGATTTTGCACCTTCCTCCATCCCTCTAATACCTATGAATGCATTGACACGCATTGATTGGAAAAGTTATGGTTTGAGCTTGAAAGCGAATGCTCTGGACGGGGAAGGGCAATTGGTGCTAGAGTGGGAGAACTTACCGCCATTTACTCATGTTGACATCGCCATTCACAGCTACCACATAAA GATCATGTTTCCACAGGCACAACCAAAGAGTTATTCTGAACGAAAGCTATTAAAGAAAGCACTTAAGCTTGCATTGGATGATATGAAGGAGAGATTTTCGTGTGTTCTTCTTAGTGCACATGCTCTGAAG ATCCGGAATTATGCCCTTGACCTTGCAGAATCAATTGCTGGTCTGGTATTGTCATCTAGCGATTTGGATTTCCTAGGGGAATGCAATTCTCTTCTTGGACTTCACTCTCAAGAGATTGATGAGCAGAACTTCGAAAATCACATTAGGGATAAGATTACCAAAGTCATAGAGATGAACGATAGAAAACCGCAGAAGAACAAAGAATCTGTGCCGTTCCTTTTTGGAGATGATAGCATTCACGAAGAAGGGttccatgaagaagaagaagatggaggtcaggatgatttcaatatcttgaatttTTAA